One genomic segment of Candidatus Aenigmatarchaeota archaeon includes these proteins:
- a CDS encoding SIMPL domain-containing protein (The SIMPL domain is named for its presence in mouse protein SIMPL (signalling molecule that associates with mouse pelle-like kinase). Bacterial member BP26, from Brucella, was shown to assemble into a channel-like structure, while YggE from E. coli has been associated with resistance to oxidative stress.), which produces MSKTGELLFLVLVLGIVALGILVVLKPTAINFTGKVVEEGSEKINTIQVTGNSRIFAEPDKAEIILGVETQEKSALESQQKNAGIMEKVLNALKANGISKSDIKTYEYGVYPIRNYNIEKENYYEVIGYTTRHMVIVKTNDLKNLGKVIDAAASAGANNFYSISFGLSEEKEKEYRNAALTEASKNAKEKAESIAEGLGLKIQKVSSVSESFSYQPIPIYRYAYGKEAISTYDSTTEISSGMIEISAQVSVEYLFS; this is translated from the coding sequence ATGTCAAAAACAGGAGAACTGCTTTTTTTGGTTTTGGTTTTAGGTATTGTTGCATTGGGGATACTTGTAGTTTTGAAACCAACAGCAATAAATTTCACAGGTAAAGTGGTGGAAGAAGGTTCAGAAAAAATAAACACAATTCAAGTAACTGGAAATTCGAGGATTTTTGCAGAACCAGATAAAGCAGAAATAATTTTGGGAGTTGAGACCCAAGAAAAGAGTGCATTAGAATCTCAACAGAAAAATGCGGGAATAATGGAGAAAGTTCTAAACGCTTTAAAGGCCAATGGGATAAGTAAGAGTGATATAAAAACTTATGAATATGGTGTCTATCCAATAAGAAATTACAATATAGAAAAGGAAAACTACTATGAAGTTATTGGGTATACAACAAGACACATGGTAATCGTAAAGACAAATGATCTCAAAAATTTGGGTAAAGTTATAGATGCTGCTGCATCAGCTGGTGCAAACAATTTTTATTCCATTAGCTTTGGGTTATCAGAAGAGAAAGAAAAGGAATACAGAAATGCTGCTCTGACAGAAGCATCCAAAAATGCAAAAGAAAAAGCCGAGTCTATTGCAGAAGGGTTGGGTTTAAAGATACAAAAGGTGTCAAGTGTGAGTGAATCCTTTTCCTATCAGCCAATACCTATTTACAGATATGCATATGGAAAAGAAGCTATCAGTACTTATGACTCAACAACAGAAATAAGTTCAGGAATGATAGAGATAAGTGCCCAGGTTTCAGTGGAATATTTGTTCAGCTAA
- a CDS encoding 30S ribosomal protein S17e — MGNVRTTQIKTISERLIKLYPNQFTFDFNENKKKIGEILPLESKIMRNKIAGYITHNLSKMNRLSTLKITYQNPNLEKRKKKKKKR; from the coding sequence ATGGGGAATGTGAGAACAACTCAAATAAAAACCATTTCTGAGAGACTTATAAAATTATATCCTAATCAATTCACTTTTGATTTTAATGAAAATAAAAAAAAGATAGGAGAAATCCTGCCATTGGAATCTAAAATTATGAGGAATAAAATAGCAGGTTATATAACCCACAACTTATCTAAGATGAATAGGTTAAGTACACTAAAAATAACCTACCAAAATCCAAATCTGGAGAAAAGAAAAAAGAAAAAGAAAAAGCGTTAG
- a CDS encoding 50S ribosomal protein L3, translating into MPTVKVPRGGSLGFVPKKRAKKIYPEINKVKETEKLRISGFAGYKAGMIQVVITDNKKGSPTYGEQITVPATVLECPSIFVAGIRFYKQYKNGFQPLTEIWDEKVLKDKDIKRKVKLPNKYDHKGKLKEVEKIIQEIKKVRLLVRTQPRKSGLGKKKPEIFEIEVTGKDVNEKLKYSLEILGKELKAKDIFRDGEIVDVIAVTKGKGWEGPVRRFGLKIRPRKHQGRRRHVGSMGPETPRMIKWTIPQAGQYGFFRRTEYNKRIIKIGEKGVEVTPKSGFKNYGVVKGDYMIIEGSVPGPSKRTILIRPGIRSQVPLMPTEVKEIVK; encoded by the coding sequence ATGCCGACCGTGAAAGTTCCCCGTGGGGGTTCGTTGGGATTTGTGCCCAAAAAAAGAGCAAAAAAGATCTACCCCGAAATAAATAAAGTCAAAGAAACAGAAAAATTGAGAATCTCTGGTTTTGCTGGCTACAAGGCAGGGATGATACAAGTTGTAATCACCGATAATAAAAAAGGTTCTCCAACATATGGGGAACAGATCACGGTGCCAGCAACCGTACTTGAATGCCCATCAATATTTGTCGCAGGAATTAGGTTCTATAAGCAGTATAAAAATGGTTTTCAACCCCTTACAGAAATTTGGGATGAGAAGGTGTTGAAAGATAAGGACATCAAAAGAAAGGTTAAATTACCAAATAAATATGACCATAAGGGGAAGTTAAAGGAAGTTGAAAAAATTATTCAGGAAATTAAAAAGGTTAGATTATTAGTAAGAACCCAACCCAGAAAATCGGGTTTGGGAAAGAAAAAACCAGAAATATTTGAAATAGAAGTCACTGGAAAGGATGTTAATGAAAAGTTAAAATATTCTTTGGAAATTCTTGGGAAAGAATTAAAGGCAAAGGATATTTTTAGAGACGGGGAAATAGTCGATGTAATTGCAGTCACAAAAGGTAAAGGGTGGGAAGGACCTGTCAGGAGGTTTGGTCTAAAAATAAGACCAAGAAAACACCAGGGTAGAAGGAGGCATGTTGGTTCAATGGGACCAGAGACCCCGAGGATGATAAAGTGGACAATTCCACAAGCAGGCCAGTATGGTTTCTTTAGAAGGACGGAATACAATAAGAGGATAATAAAAATTGGGGAAAAGGGTGTTGAAGTTACCCCAAAATCTGGATTCAAGAATTATGGGGTTGTCAAAGGAGATTATATGATAATAGAAGGTTCAGTGCCAGGTCCCAGTAAAAGAACTATCCTCATTAGACCCGGTATAAGATCACAAGTACCATTGATGCCTACTGAGGTAAAAGAGATTGTTAAGTGA
- the rpl4p gene encoding 50S ribosomal protein L4: MKVNVFDLKGKPSGQVELPKVFNESIRPDIIKRASLAFQSTLRQPYGTDPMAGLRTSVHYHGRRRVRYAMIMISKARLPRIHGGSPHMSYRVRRVPQAVKGRRAHPPKTMKNWFQKINRKENELAIRSALAATVSIDHVKGRGHIIDGIKNLPIVLKDDIESVKKTKEIKNILINLGLEKELKRVEEKKVRPGKGKRRGRKYKRKVGPIIIVKEDKGIIKAGKNIPGLDVKVVDDLTIRDLSPGAVPGRLAIFSQSAIKSLEEF; encoded by the coding sequence ATGAAAGTAAATGTCTTTGATTTGAAAGGAAAACCAAGCGGTCAGGTAGAGCTACCAAAGGTCTTCAATGAATCCATAAGGCCTGATATAATAAAAAGAGCATCCCTTGCTTTTCAAAGTACTTTAAGGCAACCTTACGGAACAGATCCAATGGCAGGCCTAAGGACATCAGTCCATTACCATGGTAGGAGAAGGGTGAGATATGCCATGATAATGATATCTAAAGCTAGATTGCCAAGGATACATGGTGGTTCACCTCATATGTCATATAGGGTGAGAAGAGTCCCGCAAGCTGTTAAAGGTAGGAGGGCTCATCCACCAAAAACCATGAAGAATTGGTTTCAAAAAATAAACAGGAAGGAAAACGAGCTTGCCATTAGGTCGGCACTTGCTGCAACTGTATCTATTGATCATGTCAAAGGAAGGGGGCATATTATCGATGGAATAAAAAACCTACCGATAGTTTTAAAGGATGACATAGAATCTGTTAAAAAAACAAAGGAAATAAAAAACATCCTAATCAATCTCGGCCTTGAAAAAGAGTTGAAAAGGGTTGAAGAAAAAAAGGTGAGACCAGGAAAGGGAAAGAGAAGAGGGAGAAAATACAAAAGAAAGGTTGGGCCAATAATAATTGTTAAGGAGGATAAAGGAATAATAAAAGCTGGAAAAAATATACCTGGCCTTGATGTCAAAGTTGTCGATGATCTTACAATAAGGGATCTATCACCTGGTGCTGTTCCAGGGAGGCTTGCAATTTTTTCCCAATCCGCAATAAAATCATTGGAGGAGTTTTAA
- a CDS encoding 50S ribosomal protein L23 — protein MDPFKVIKYPHMTEKSIPLIEKENKLVFIVDRKYNKKDIKLAIEEAFNVKVDKVRTLITREGKKKAFVKLKPEYQAADIAVRLGII, from the coding sequence ATGGATCCGTTCAAGGTAATAAAATACCCACACATGACAGAAAAAAGCATACCATTGATTGAAAAGGAAAACAAGTTAGTGTTTATTGTAGATAGGAAGTATAATAAAAAAGATATAAAGTTGGCGATTGAAGAGGCTTTCAATGTGAAGGTTGACAAGGTAAGGACACTAATAACTAGGGAAGGAAAAAAGAAGGCCTTTGTGAAACTAAAACCAGAGTATCAAGCGGCCGACATTGCTGTTAGATTAGGTATAATATAG
- a CDS encoding 50S ribosomal protein L2, whose protein sequence is MGKRIIQRARGKGGPRYRAPSHRYAGKVSYNLNPNVRGGEIIDILHDPGRNAPVMVVRYDDGTERLQIAPEGVKVGDFIAYNSSLGLGSVVPIERVSEGMKIFGIETYPGSGPKLCRTSGSFATVLGRVKDKIRIMLSSGKIKEIDGRCLVSIGVPAGSGRREKPWVKVGKKYYAKKARNKLYPIVSGVKMNPLDHPFGGKTKPGIPKSVSRHAPPGRKVGSISPRRMGKRKK, encoded by the coding sequence ATGGGAAAGAGAATAATCCAGAGAGCCAGGGGAAAGGGAGGCCCAAGATACAGAGCACCATCCCATAGGTATGCTGGAAAGGTTAGTTATAATCTCAACCCAAATGTAAGAGGTGGGGAAATAATAGATATCCTTCATGATCCGGGAAGAAATGCTCCAGTGATGGTCGTAAGGTATGATGATGGAACTGAAAGACTTCAAATCGCCCCTGAAGGAGTAAAGGTGGGGGACTTCATTGCTTATAATTCTTCTTTGGGTCTTGGGAGCGTTGTGCCAATTGAAAGGGTATCTGAGGGTATGAAGATATTTGGGATAGAAACCTACCCAGGTTCTGGACCAAAGTTGTGCAGGACATCTGGAAGTTTTGCAACTGTTCTAGGTAGAGTCAAAGATAAAATAAGGATCATGCTTTCATCGGGTAAAATTAAGGAAATAGATGGCAGGTGCCTTGTATCAATAGGAGTACCAGCAGGATCTGGGAGAAGGGAAAAACCATGGGTAAAAGTAGGAAAGAAATATTATGCAAAGAAGGCAAGAAACAAACTTTACCCAATAGTCAGCGGTGTCAAGATGAATCCACTAGACCATCCTTTTGGTGGTAAGACAAAACCTGGTATTCCAAAATCAGTTAGCAGGCATGCCCCCCCTGGAAGGAAGGTAGGTTCAATATCCCCCAGAAGGATGGGTAAAAGGAAGAAGTAG